TGGAAAAACGACATGGCCAACTGCTGGCACCAGCAGTTCAGTGCTGACGGTTCCAAGCTTTACGCTATCGTGGCCCCCGTATTCGGCAGCTTCACTGTTGCTGTTGACGGCAAGCCCTGGTCCATCACCGCTCCTGTTGTTATCGATCTGGCTGTCAGCCCCGACGGTGACCGTGCGGCTGCACTCGGTAAAGACGGCTACGACTATACTGTCCTGTGTGACGGTAAAGTATGGCCCGGTAAATTCCAGATGGCTTGGAAGCCCGTATTCAGCCCCGACAGCAGCAAAGTTGCTGCCAAGGTTGAAAAGAACGGCCGTTACACCGTTGTTCTCGACGGCAAGCCTTATGGTCAGGATTTTGATCAGTGCTGGGAGCCTATTTTCAGCCCTGACAGTTCCAAAGTCCTCATTCGTGCAATAGACGGCGGCAAATTTGTACGCATCGTTGCCGAAGTAAGCGAATTCTAAAACCGGAGGAATTACACATGAATAGTGTTTATGCATTCGTTGTCGGTCCTCTGGCATGGTTCGCCTGGGGTGTTTTTGTTCTCGGTTCCGCTTATAGACTGGTTTCCATGTACCAGCTCGCCAAGGCAAAAGACGCATCGTCTTTGCACTTCATGAGCTTCAAGTGGGGCTTCCGCTCCATCATGGCATGGATGAACCCCGGTGGAACCCTCGGTTGGCAGCGCAATCCCTGGACTGCGATGATGACCTTCATTTTCCACATCTGTCTTGTCATTGTTCCCATCTTCCTGCTGGGACACGTGGTTCTCTGGGATCAGTTCTTCGGCATCAGCTGGCCGACTCTTCCGGATACCATTGCTGACATCATGTCCATTCTGGTAGTTGTCTGCTGCGTATATTTCGGCGCACGCCGTTTTCTGCAGAAAGACGTTGCATTCCTGACCACCGCCAAGGACTGGATCGCACTGGCTATTCCCAGTCTCG
This is a stretch of genomic DNA from Desulfovibrio sp. JC010. It encodes these proteins:
- the tmcC gene encoding TmcC family electron transfer complex membrane anchor subunit: MNSVYAFVVGPLAWFAWGVFVLGSAYRLVSMYQLAKAKDASSLHFMSFKWGFRSIMAWMNPGGTLGWQRNPWTAMMTFIFHICLVIVPIFLLGHVVLWDQFFGISWPTLPDTIADIMSILVVVCCVYFGARRFLQKDVAFLTTAKDWIALAIPSLVFLTGVLSYHEIGDAKVMLILHILCGEIMLISIPFTRLSHAVFGLFTRAYMGSEFGGVRNCKDW